The following coding sequences are from one Paenibacillus sp. JDR-2 window:
- a CDS encoding histidine kinase N-terminal 7TM domain-containing protein: protein MDTRQWMSVLLCVATALMLFVAVLSYQRRHMPAARTMICMMVAASFYAIGYAFEILSEDLMNVKLSYQLEYLGIPFVSGFWLLIVFQFTGFAARHRKQAALAVFLIPAATYLLYQTNDWHHLVYRQFYPNLDGSVPVYNTVKGPWYSVHAVYNYTILLFGILLFIPMYLRAVPIVRKQIVILVVGAAGPILFNIAYMFNKEIDFTPLGFALSGLVYAWGIYRFRLLRLTPLAYAKMFDTIRDGVILLDYENQIVSRNGAATEVYPELSGMDGASVPARELLGATPALLGRLEETDCLDARFPLERMLNGRTRHYICSLTYIYDTGAAPIGKMIMLSDVTELKENEDRLREKSERLTQLNAFKDKLFTVMAHDIRDPIALLVSLTELLESEAIEPDLTKNEVLPEIKKQVRETFDLVDNLLDWYRSQNGRIAFRPLNWNLQQVVRQALSLSGARAAMKQIRIEERIDEKLAVSADKEMLDLIFRNLLANAVKHTGIGGRIEIGAALERDKVTVYVKDNGSGIDEETVMLLRRDELFFKEPGFASGEDGGEMRFGLVLTREFLRMHGGSLWFESRVGEGTTFSFTLPGFASHEESANNADRERMAVTINESGIG, encoded by the coding sequence GTGGATACAAGACAATGGATGTCGGTTTTGCTCTGCGTGGCAACGGCGCTTATGCTGTTTGTTGCAGTGCTCTCCTATCAACGGAGGCATATGCCGGCGGCGCGAACGATGATCTGCATGATGGTCGCGGCTTCCTTTTATGCAATTGGCTACGCCTTCGAAATTCTAAGCGAAGATTTAATGAACGTGAAGCTGAGCTATCAGCTTGAATATTTGGGCATCCCGTTCGTCTCCGGGTTCTGGCTGCTGATCGTCTTCCAGTTCACGGGCTTTGCGGCGCGGCATCGGAAACAGGCGGCGCTTGCGGTATTTCTCATCCCGGCGGCCACTTACCTGCTGTACCAGACGAACGACTGGCATCATCTCGTTTACCGGCAATTTTACCCAAACTTAGACGGCTCGGTACCCGTATACAACACGGTCAAAGGCCCGTGGTATTCCGTTCATGCCGTCTATAACTATACGATCCTTCTGTTTGGCATCCTGCTCTTTATCCCCATGTACCTTCGCGCCGTTCCTATCGTCCGCAAGCAGATCGTTATCCTCGTCGTTGGAGCGGCGGGACCTATCCTTTTCAATATTGCCTATATGTTTAACAAAGAGATCGACTTCACGCCTCTCGGCTTCGCATTGTCCGGCCTTGTCTATGCATGGGGGATATACCGTTTCCGGCTGCTACGGCTGACGCCGCTCGCTTACGCAAAGATGTTCGACACGATTCGGGACGGCGTCATCCTGCTGGATTACGAGAATCAGATCGTAAGCCGCAACGGAGCGGCAACGGAGGTGTACCCCGAGCTATCCGGCATGGACGGAGCTAGCGTACCGGCACGCGAGCTGCTCGGGGCGACTCCGGCGCTGCTTGGCAGGCTGGAAGAGACTGATTGCCTGGATGCGCGATTTCCGCTGGAGCGAATGCTGAACGGGCGGACCCGGCATTATATTTGCAGCTTGACCTACATCTACGATACCGGAGCCGCTCCCATAGGGAAAATGATCATGCTTAGCGACGTGACGGAGCTTAAGGAGAACGAGGATCGGCTGCGCGAGAAGTCGGAGAGGCTTACGCAGCTCAATGCCTTCAAGGATAAGCTGTTTACGGTGATGGCTCACGATATTCGCGATCCGATTGCCCTTCTCGTCAGCTTGACGGAGCTTCTCGAGTCCGAGGCTATCGAGCCGGACCTGACGAAGAACGAGGTCTTGCCCGAGATTAAGAAGCAGGTTCGGGAAACGTTTGATCTTGTCGACAATCTCTTGGATTGGTACCGCAGCCAGAACGGCAGAATCGCTTTCCGTCCGCTTAACTGGAACCTGCAGCAGGTCGTTCGGCAAGCCTTATCGCTGTCCGGCGCAAGGGCAGCGATGAAGCAGATACGGATTGAAGAGCGGATTGACGAGAAGTTGGCGGTATCCGCCGATAAGGAGATGCTGGACCTGATCTTCCGCAATCTGCTGGCTAACGCCGTCAAGCACACCGGTATCGGCGGGCGAATCGAGATTGGCGCGGCTTTGGAAAGGGATAAGGTGACCGTATACGTGAAGGATAACGGCAGCGGAATCGATGAAGAAACGGTGATGCTGCTTAGGCGGGATGAGCTGTTCTTCAAGGAACCGGGCTTCGCAAGCGGAGAGGACGGCGGCGAGATGCGTTTTGGTCTCGTGCTGACCCGGGAGTTTCTCCGCATGCACGGCGGAAGCCTATGGTTCGAGAGCAGGGTTGGGGAAGGAACGACTTTCTCCTTCACGCTGCCGGGCTTCGCAAGCCATGAGGAAAGTGCGAATAACGCAGACAGAGAAAGAATGGCGGTGACGATAAATGAAAGCGGTATTGGTTGA
- a CDS encoding response regulator, which yields MKAVLVDDEPVMHLIMRKMLEKYSELTIVGSFSNAKEAEAFLDANEDIDLAFLDISMPGGSGLAIASKLGDKGRKTQVVFVTSHKDFALEAFELSVLDYLVKPVTQERLGRTVSRALSSRKPAQLTPASEPSARVNAIPVIITALGDFSVRNDKGRVKWISSKSAELFAYLLLNSGKRISRHRLLADIFAGMTGSNAEKYLNTTVYQLRKSLEPIGLREAVRSENDGYALELDGAVIDYETFEYRLGELGKLDARNMEEARKAERLYTGDLFGSKSYVWAIHETEQLAARYSSFVQEAAQVLLEIGDTAGASKLLLKLRDRNPLDEKPVALLMKKCGMEGDKKGLTSHYTDYVKILGKELGIKPSKELLFLYDSLVKEISGQEK from the coding sequence ATGAAAGCGGTATTGGTTGACGATGAGCCGGTTATGCATCTCATTATGAGAAAGATGCTGGAGAAGTACTCGGAGCTGACCATTGTCGGCTCCTTCTCGAACGCGAAGGAGGCGGAGGCGTTCCTGGACGCGAACGAGGATATCGACCTGGCGTTTTTGGATATTTCCATGCCGGGCGGATCCGGGCTTGCGATCGCATCCAAGCTGGGGGATAAGGGAAGGAAGACGCAAGTCGTTTTTGTCACCTCCCATAAAGACTTTGCGCTGGAGGCTTTCGAGCTGTCGGTGCTCGATTATTTGGTGAAGCCGGTTACCCAGGAACGGCTTGGGCGAACGGTTAGCCGGGCGCTGTCAAGCCGTAAGCCGGCACAGCTGACGCCTGCGTCGGAGCCGTCCGCCCGGGTAAACGCGATTCCTGTCATCATCACGGCGCTTGGGGATTTCTCCGTCCGAAACGATAAGGGACGAGTGAAATGGATCTCCAGCAAAAGCGCGGAGCTGTTCGCCTATCTGCTGCTGAACAGCGGCAAACGGATTTCCCGTCACCGGCTGCTGGCGGATATTTTCGCGGGAATGACCGGTTCGAACGCCGAGAAGTATCTGAATACGACCGTCTATCAGCTTCGCAAGTCGCTGGAGCCTATCGGATTGAGAGAAGCGGTGCGTTCGGAGAACGACGGCTATGCGCTTGAACTGGATGGGGCCGTCATCGATTACGAGACGTTTGAATACCGGCTAGGCGAGCTGGGGAAACTGGATGCCCGGAATATGGAGGAAGCGAGGAAAGCGGAGAGGCTTTACACAGGAGACCTGTTCGGCAGCAAATCCTACGTTTGGGCGATCCACGAGACAGAGCAATTGGCCGCGCGTTATTCGTCTTTTGTACAAGAGGCGGCCCAGGTTCTCCTGGAGATCGGGGATACGGCGGGGGCATCCAAGCTGCTCCTGAAGCTCCGGGACCGCAATCCGCTTGACGAGAAGCCGGTCGCCCTGCTCATGAAGAAGTGCGGGATGGAAGGCGATAAGAAGGGGCTGACCTCGCATTATACCGATTACGTCAAGATATTGGGCAAGGAGCTTGGCATCAAGCCTTCCAAGGAGCTGCTGTTTCTGTACGATTCTCTTGTAAAGGAAATATCCGGGCAGGAAAAATAA